Proteins encoded within one genomic window of Arachis ipaensis cultivar K30076 chromosome B08, Araip1.1, whole genome shotgun sequence:
- the LOC107612709 gene encoding DDB1- and CUL4-associated factor homolog 1 isoform X6, producing the protein MQQIVGMHQGIVQSELEMMVVEDFDVRRVPDSKKNARTTSDASVLERGDNDDCFRDCRIGSRDISDIVRKAICAAEAEARSANAPDEAVKAAGDAAADLVKTTASEEFKSTNDEDAAVLAASRAASTVVDAASAVEVSRSSISINTETENVSGAEPEIVEDVEEYFIPDIQSLAQLREKYCIQCLELLGEYVEVLGPVLHEKGVDVCLALLQQNSKHREASKVALLLPDVMKLICALAAHRKFAALFVDRGGMQKLLAVPRMAQTYFGLSSCLFTIGSLQGIMERVCALPSDVVFHVVELALQLLECNQDQARKNAALFFAAAFVFRAVLDAFDSQDGLQKLLGLLNDAASVRSGVNSGALGLSSAGSLRNDRSSAEVLTSSEKQIAYHTCVALRQYFRAHLLLLVDSIRPNKSNRSAARNIPSVRAAYKPLDISNEAIDAVFLQLQKDRKLGPAFVRTRWPAVEKFLAYSGHITMLELCQAPPVERYLHDLLQYALGVLHIVTLVPSSRKMIVNATLSNNRVGIAVILDAANIVSSHVDPEIIQPALNVLVNLVCPPPSISNKPALASQSQQSASAQTSNAPPLESRDRTAERNNPDRVAAVTNQTDPRERNGESSAVDRTTTISSSQTLNNTPQTPGSATTSGLVGDRRITLGAGAGCAGLAAQLEQGYRQAREAVRSNNGIKVLLHLLQPRIYSPPAALDCLRALACRVLLGLARDDTIAHILTKLQVGKKLSELIRDSGSQTTGTEQGRWQAELSQAAIELIGIVTNSGRASTLAATDAATPTLRRIERAAIAAATPITYHSRELLLLIHEHLQASGLSQAASTLLKEAQLTPLPSLAAPSSLAQQPTTPEVSSTSIQWPSGRAPSGFLSNKLKANGRDEDVSLKIDSFSAKKKSLTFSSSFGSHSKRHLADSQQPPSRKWLSAGKESSDTSILEMASESSGKHNIDTGSHCKTPVNMPTKRKLSDLKDIGMFSSSAKRLNVGDQGLRSPIFSSSIRKTTQHADFAGLSTPISNLRSTADNGDENQYSISNPSQMMPSSQVLNDLQPNNPERVTLDSLVVQYLKHQHRQCPAPITTLPPLSLLHPHVCPEPKRSLDAPSNVTARLGTREFKLAYGGVHGNRKDRQFVYSRFRPWRTCRDDAGALLTCITFLEDSSHIAVGSHNGELKLFDSNNNNVVESYTGHQSPLTLVQSFVSGETQLLLSSSSQDVRLWDAASILTGPTHSFDGCKAARFSNSGNVFAALSTESTRREILLYDIQTCQLESKLTDTFATSTGRGHVYSLIHFSPSDSMLLWNGVLWDRRVSGPVHRFDQFTDYGGGGFHPAGNEVIINSEVWDLRKFRLLRSVPSLDQTSITFNARGDVMYAILRRNLEDVMSAVHTRRVKHPLFAAFRTVDAINYSDIATIPVDRCVLDFATESTDSFVGLITMDDQDEMYASARVYEIGRRRPTDDDSDPDDAESEEEDEDDDDDDGDVDPLLGPGFRGESDSDPDDMSNDEDDDSISELDDDEDGDFMLDDVEFDGGPGILEILTEGEEEDDEDSEVLESLSSDEEDYVGNGFGY; encoded by the exons ATGCAACAGATAGTAGGCATGCATCAGGGAATAGTTCAGTCAGAGTTAGAGATGATGGTCGTGGAAGATT TCGATGTTAGAAGGGTGCCTGATTCTAAAAAGAATGCTAGGACAACTTCAGATGCTTCTGTTTTGGAAAGAGGGGATAATGATGATTGCTTCAGAGACTGCCGTATTGGAAGTAGAGATATTTCTGATATTGTTCGGAAAGCAATCTGTGCTGCTGAAGCTGAAGCCAGATCTGCCAATGCACCTGATGAAGCTGTTAAAGCAGCTGGTGATGCGGCTGCTGACCTTGTTAAAACCACAGCTTCGGAG GAGTTTAAATCCACTAATGATGAGGATGCTGCTGTTTTGGCTGCTTCAAGGGCTGCATCCACTGTTGTTGATGCTGCATCTGCAGTTGAGGTTTCAAG GAGCTCCATTAGTATCAATACTGAAACAGAGAATGTGAGTGGCGCAGAACCGGAAATTGTTGAGGATGTTGAAGAGTACTTCATCCCAGATATCCAATCCCTTGCACAATTGAGGGAAAAGTATTGCATTCAGTGCCTTGAGTTACTTGGAGAATATGTAGAAGTTCTTGGCCCCGTGTTACATGAAAAGGGAGTAGATGTATGTCTTGCTCTTCTGCAGCAAAATTCCAAACATCGGGAGGCATCCAAGGTTGCTTTACTGTTGCCTGATGTCATGAAGCTGATATGTGCTTTGGCTGCTCATAGGAAATTTGCTGCACTATTTGTGGACCGTGGGGGAATGCAAAAGCTGCTAGCTGTCCCTAGAATGGCTCAAACTTACTTCGGCCTATCGTCTTGTCTATTTACCATTGGTTCCCTTCAG GGAATAATGGAAAGGGTTTGTGCTCTTCCGTCAGACGTCGTTTTTCATGTTGTTGAGTTGGCTCTCCAACTCCTGGAGTGCAACCAAGATCAAGCGCGCAAAAATGCGGCATTGTTTTTTGCCGCTGCATTTGTCTTCAGAGCAGTTCTTGATGCTTTTGATTCTCAAGATGGATTACAGAAATTACTTGGTCTTCTAAATGATGCTGCGTCGGTAAGGTCTGGAGTAAATTCTGGAGCCTTGGGCTTATCAAGTGCAGGATCTCTTCGGAATGATCGATCATCTGCAGAAGTGCTGACATCATCTGAGAAGCAGATTGCCTACCACACTTGTGTTGCTTTGCGACAATATTTCAGGGCACATCTCCTTTTATTAGTTGATTCAATTCGCCCAAACAAAAGTAACCGTAGTGCTGCTAGGAACATCCCAAGTGTAAGGGCCGCGTACAAGCCACTTGATATCAGTAATGAGGCCATAGATGCAGTATTCCTACAATTACAAAAAGATCGGAAGCTTGGTCCTGCATTTGTAAGAACTCGCTGGCCAGCTGTGGAGAAATTCTTGGCTTATAGTGGCCATATTACTATGTTGGAATTGTGTCAG GCCCCACCTGTGGAACGATATCTGCATGATTTGCTCCAGTATGCATTGGGTGTTCTGCATATTGTGACTTTGGTACCTAGCAGTCGTAAGATGATTGTAAATGCAACACTAAGCAATAATCGTGTTGGTATAGCAGTGATTTTGGATGCTGCAAATATTGTTAGTAGTCATGTGGATCCGGAG ATCATCCAGCCAGCATTAAATGTTTTGGTCAACCTTGTTTGCCCTCCACCTTCAATCAGCAATAAACCTGCTTTGGCTTCACAAAGTCAACAGTCTGCTTCTGCCCAGACCTCAAATGCTCCACCCTTGGAGAGTAGAGACAGGACTGCTGAACGTAATAACCCGGATAGAGTGGCTGCTGTTACCAATCAGACTGATCCTAGAGAAAGGAATGGGGAATCCAGTGCTGTAGATCGAACAACAACAATATCTAGTTCACAAACACTGAATAACACTCCACAAACTCCTGGTTCTGCAACAACCTCAGGATTAGTTGGCGACCGGAGAATCACTCTGGGTGCTGGAGCAGGTTGTGCTGGCCTAGCTGCACAACTAGAACAAGGATATCGTCAAGCAAGAGAAGCTGTTCGTTCTAATAATGGTATAAAGGTTCTTTTGCATCTCCTCCAACCTCGCATATATTCACCACCTGCTGCTCTAGATTGCCTTCGTGCTCTAGCATGTCGAGTCCTACTTGGATTAGCTAGAGATGATACAATTGCACACATATTGACGAAGCTTCAG GTTGGGAAAAAGCTTTCAGAGCTAATTCGCGATTCAGGCAGCCAGACAACTGGAACAGAGCAGGGCAGGTGGCAAGCTGAACTTTCCCAGGCTGCAATTGAGTTGATCGGG ATTGTGACTAATTCAGGGCGTGCAAGTACATTAGCTGCTACTGATGCAGCTACTCCTACCTTGAGGCGCATAGAAAGAGCAGCTATAGCTGCTGCTACTCCTATTACATACCATTcaag GGAACTTTTGCTCCTAATTCATGAACACCTGCAGGCATCTGGATTGTCACAAGCTGCTTCTACGTTGCTTAAAGAGGCTCAATTGACTCCCTTACCATCATTGGCTGCTCCATCTTCTCTTGCACAACAGCCAACAACACCAGAAGTTTCCTCAACATCAATTCAGTGGCCATCTGGCCGGGCCCCTTCTGGATTTCTCAGTAATAAATTAAAAGCTAATGGAAGGGATGAGGATGTCAGCTTGAAAATTGATTCTTTCTCTGCAAAGAAAAAATCATTGACCTTTTCATCATCTTTTGGTTCACATTCAAAACGTCACCTTGCTGATTCACAGCAGCCCCCATCCAGAAAATGGTTAAGTGCTGGGAAGGAATCTTCAGATACTAGTATTCTAGAGATGGCATCTGAATCCTCAGGGAAACATAACATTGATACTGGATCTCACTGTAAGACTCCAGTGAACATGCCAACAAAGCGCAAGCTTTCTGATTTAAAGGATATAGGAATGTTCTCATCATCTGCCAAGCGGTTAAATGTTGGGGACCAAGGACTTCGCTCTCCTATTTTTTCAAGTTCAATACGGAAAACTACTCAGCATGCTGATTTTGCCGGGCTTTCTACACCAATTTCTAACCTAAGAAGTACAGCTGACAATGGGGATGAGAACCAATACAGTATTTCAAATCCAAGTCAGATGATGCCATCCTCCCAAGTGTTAAATGATCTTCAGCCCAACAACCCAGAACGAGTTACCCTTGATTCTCTAGTGGTTCAATATTTAAAGCATCAGCATCGCCAATGCCCAGCTCCTATTACCACTCTTCCTCCACTCTCTCTTCTTCATCCTCATGTTTGTCCTGAGCCAAAGCGAAGCTTAGACGCGCCTTCTAATGTGACTGCTCGGCTTGGTACACGTGAATTTAAACTTGCATATGGAGGAGTGCATGGGAATCGCAAGGATAGGCAATTTGTTTACAGCAGGTTTAGGCCATGGCGCACTTGTAGGGATGATGCTGGTGCCTTGTTAACATGCATTACCTTCCTTGAGGACTCTTCTCATATTGCTGTTGGGAGCCACAATGGGGAGCTAAAATTGTTCGACTCTAACAACAACAACGTGGTGGAGAGCTACACCGGTCACCAGTCTCCTTTGACGCTTGTTCAGTCTTTTGTTTCTGGTGAGACGCAGCTGTTGCTTTCATCAAGCTCCCAAGATGTTAGGCTGTGGGATGCAGCATCAATTTTGACTGGTCCTACCCATTCATTTGATGGATGCAAGGCTGCCAGGTTTAGCAATTCTGGGAATGTCTTTGCAGCCTTGTCAACTGAATCTACGCGGCGGGAAATCCTCCTGTATGATATCCAAACTTGTCAGCTAGAATCGAAGTTGACAGATACATTTGCAACTTCTACTGGGCGTGGTCATGTGTATTCTTTAATCCACTTTAGCCCCTCTGACTCAATGCTGCTTTGGAATGGTGTCCTGTGGGACCGGCGGGTTTCTGGCCCTGTTCATCGTTTTGATCAGTTCACAGACTATGGAGGTGGAGGCTTTCATCCTGCTGGTAATGAG GTAATTATAAACTCAGAAGTCTGGGATCTGCGCAAGTTCAGGCTACTACGTAGTGTTCCTTCATTAGATCAAACATCAATAACATTCAATGCACGTGGTGATGTAATGTATGCAATCTTGAGGAGAAATCTTGAAGATGTGATGTCAGCAGTCCACACACGTCGTGTCAAGCATCCTCTTTTTGCTGCATTCCGAACAGTTGATGCAATTAATTATTCTGACATAGCTACTATACCTGTGGATCGCTGTGTCCTTGATTTTGCAACTGAGTCAACAGATTCATTTGTTGGGTTGATTACTATGGATGATCAAGATGAGATGTATGCATCGGCTAGAGTCTATGAAATTGGTCGCCGGAGACCAACTGATGATGATTCTGATCCCGATGATGCAGAAAGTGAGGAGGAAGATGAGGATGACgacgatgatgatggtgatgtaGATCCACTGTTAGGCCCTGGTTTCCGTGGTGAGAGCGATAGTGATCCTGATGACATGAgcaatgatgaagatgatgatagtATAAGTGAacttgatgatgatgaagatggtGACTTTATGTTGGATGATGTCGAGTTTGACGGAGGACCTGGGATATTGGAGATTTTGACGGAGGGGGAAGAGGAGGATGATGAAGACAGTGAAGTACTCGAATCCTTAAGTAGCGATGAAGAGGATTATGTGGGTAATGGCTTTGGTTATTAA
- the LOC107612709 gene encoding DDB1- and CUL4-associated factor homolog 1 isoform X5, which translates to MRYLRLRVLGETSSSQKEITHATDSRHASGNSSVRVRDDGRGRFRQLLEPCHLDDSRMVDDRSLDDVSLERGLDKSISGQEDSWVDGEPPDLLGKNADIREADADDEDRWHCTDISDGRMKYGEHDDNLRDDSSRRRTNRGWGRSKGKGRVNEGTVESEAIVSSPGSGSRLGQGRSVRDRTMQRNVDVRRVPDSKKNARTTSDASVLERGDNDDCFRDCRIGSRDISDIVRKAICAAEAEARSANAPDEAVKAAGDAAADLVKTTASEEFKSTNDEDAAVLAASRAASTVVDAASAVEVSRSSISINTETENVSGAEPEIVEDVEEYFIPDIQSLAQLREKYCIQCLELLGEYVEVLGPVLHEKGVDVCLALLQQNSKHREASKVALLLPDVMKLICALAAHRKFAALFVDRGGMQKLLAVPRMAQTYFGLSSCLFTIGSLQGIMERVCALPSDVVFHVVELALQLLECNQDQARKNAALFFAAAFVFRAVLDAFDSQDGLQKLLGLLNDAASVRSGVNSGALGLSSAGSLRNDRSSAEVLTSSEKQIAYHTCVALRQYFRAHLLLLVDSIRPNKSNRSAARNIPSVRAAYKPLDISNEAIDAVFLQLQKDRKLGPAFVRTRWPAVEKFLAYSGHITMLELCQAPPVERYLHDLLQYALGVLHIVTLVPSSRKMIVNATLSNNRVGIAVILDAANIVSSHVDPEIIQPALNVLVNLVCPPPSISNKPALASQSQQSASAQTSNAPPLESRDRTAERNNPDRVAAVTNQTDPRERNGESSAVDRTTTISSSQTLNNTPQTPGSATTSGLVGDRRITLGAGAGCAGLAAQLEQGYRQAREAVRSNNGIKVLLHLLQPRIYSPPAALDCLRALACRVLLGLARDDTIAHILTKLQVGKKLSELIRDSGSQTTGTEQGRWQAELSQAAIELIGIVTNSGRASTLAATDAATPTLRRIERAAIAAATPITYHSRELLLLIHEHLQASGLSQAASTLLKEAQLTPLPSLAAPSSLAQQPTTPEVSSTSIQWPSGRAPSGFLSNKLKANGRDEDVSLKIDSFSAKKKSLTFSSSFGSHSKRHLADSQQPPSRKWLSAGKESSDTSILEMASESSGKHNIDTGSHCKTPVNMPTKRKLSDLKDIGMFSSSAKRLNVGDQGLRSPIFSSSIRKTTQHADFAGLSTPISNLRSTADNGDENQYSISNPSQMMPSSQVLNDLQPNNPERVTLDSLVVQYLKHQHRQCPAPITTLPPLSLLHPHVCPEPKRSLDAPSNVTARLGTREFKLAYGGVHGNRKDRQFVYSRFRPWRTCRDDAGALLTCITFLEDSSHIAVGSHNGELKLFDSNNNNVVESYTGHQSPLTLVQSFVSGETQLLLSSSSQDVRLWDAASILTGPTHSFDGCKAARFSNSGNVFAALSTESTRREILLYDIQTCQLESKLTDTFATSTGRGHVYSLIHFSPSDSMLLWNGVLWDRRVSGPVHRFDQFTDYGGGGFHPAGNEVIINSEVWDLRKFRLLRSVPSLDQTSITFNARGDVMYAILRRNLEDVMSAVHTRRVKHPLFAAFRTVDAINYSDIATIPVDRCVLDFATESTDSFVGLITMDDQDEMYASARVYEIGRRRPTDDDSDPDDAESEEEDEDDDDDDGDVDPLLGPGFRGESDSDPDDMSNDEDDDSISELDDDEDGDFMLDDVEFDGGPGILEILTEGEEEDDEDSEVLESLSSDEEDYVGNGFGY; encoded by the exons ATGCGTTATCTCCGTCTGCGTGTGCTTGGTGAGACAAGTAGCAGCCAGAAAGAAATTACTCATGCAACAGATAGTAGGCATGCATCAGGGAATAGTTCAGTCAGAGTTAGAGATGATGGTCGTGGAAGATTTCGCCAGCTCTTGGAACCTTGTCATTTAGATGATTCACGGATGGTTGATGATAGATCTTTAGATGATGTATCTCTTGAAAGGGGTCTTGATAAAAGCATTAGTGGACAAGAAGATTCCTGGGTTGATGGCGAGCCCCCTGACTTGCTTGGCAAAAATGCTGATATCCGTGAGGCAGATGCTGATGATGAGGATAGATGGCACTGTACAGATATAAGTGATGGAAGGATGAAATATGGCGAGCATGATGACAATTTGAGAGATGATTCTTCGAGAAGGCGCACAAATCGTGGATGGGGAAGATCCAAAGGAAAAGGAAGGGTCAACGAAGGGACTGTAGAAAGTGAAGCCATTGTTTCATCACCTGGTTCTGGTAGTCGACTAGGGCAGGGACGTAGTGTCAGAGATAGGACCATGCAGAGGAATGTCGATGTTAGAAGGGTGCCTGATTCTAAAAAGAATGCTAGGACAACTTCAGATGCTTCTGTTTTGGAAAGAGGGGATAATGATGATTGCTTCAGAGACTGCCGTATTGGAAGTAGAGATATTTCTGATATTGTTCGGAAAGCAATCTGTGCTGCTGAAGCTGAAGCCAGATCTGCCAATGCACCTGATGAAGCTGTTAAAGCAGCTGGTGATGCGGCTGCTGACCTTGTTAAAACCACAGCTTCGGAG GAGTTTAAATCCACTAATGATGAGGATGCTGCTGTTTTGGCTGCTTCAAGGGCTGCATCCACTGTTGTTGATGCTGCATCTGCAGTTGAGGTTTCAAG GAGCTCCATTAGTATCAATACTGAAACAGAGAATGTGAGTGGCGCAGAACCGGAAATTGTTGAGGATGTTGAAGAGTACTTCATCCCAGATATCCAATCCCTTGCACAATTGAGGGAAAAGTATTGCATTCAGTGCCTTGAGTTACTTGGAGAATATGTAGAAGTTCTTGGCCCCGTGTTACATGAAAAGGGAGTAGATGTATGTCTTGCTCTTCTGCAGCAAAATTCCAAACATCGGGAGGCATCCAAGGTTGCTTTACTGTTGCCTGATGTCATGAAGCTGATATGTGCTTTGGCTGCTCATAGGAAATTTGCTGCACTATTTGTGGACCGTGGGGGAATGCAAAAGCTGCTAGCTGTCCCTAGAATGGCTCAAACTTACTTCGGCCTATCGTCTTGTCTATTTACCATTGGTTCCCTTCAG GGAATAATGGAAAGGGTTTGTGCTCTTCCGTCAGACGTCGTTTTTCATGTTGTTGAGTTGGCTCTCCAACTCCTGGAGTGCAACCAAGATCAAGCGCGCAAAAATGCGGCATTGTTTTTTGCCGCTGCATTTGTCTTCAGAGCAGTTCTTGATGCTTTTGATTCTCAAGATGGATTACAGAAATTACTTGGTCTTCTAAATGATGCTGCGTCGGTAAGGTCTGGAGTAAATTCTGGAGCCTTGGGCTTATCAAGTGCAGGATCTCTTCGGAATGATCGATCATCTGCAGAAGTGCTGACATCATCTGAGAAGCAGATTGCCTACCACACTTGTGTTGCTTTGCGACAATATTTCAGGGCACATCTCCTTTTATTAGTTGATTCAATTCGCCCAAACAAAAGTAACCGTAGTGCTGCTAGGAACATCCCAAGTGTAAGGGCCGCGTACAAGCCACTTGATATCAGTAATGAGGCCATAGATGCAGTATTCCTACAATTACAAAAAGATCGGAAGCTTGGTCCTGCATTTGTAAGAACTCGCTGGCCAGCTGTGGAGAAATTCTTGGCTTATAGTGGCCATATTACTATGTTGGAATTGTGTCAG GCCCCACCTGTGGAACGATATCTGCATGATTTGCTCCAGTATGCATTGGGTGTTCTGCATATTGTGACTTTGGTACCTAGCAGTCGTAAGATGATTGTAAATGCAACACTAAGCAATAATCGTGTTGGTATAGCAGTGATTTTGGATGCTGCAAATATTGTTAGTAGTCATGTGGATCCGGAG ATCATCCAGCCAGCATTAAATGTTTTGGTCAACCTTGTTTGCCCTCCACCTTCAATCAGCAATAAACCTGCTTTGGCTTCACAAAGTCAACAGTCTGCTTCTGCCCAGACCTCAAATGCTCCACCCTTGGAGAGTAGAGACAGGACTGCTGAACGTAATAACCCGGATAGAGTGGCTGCTGTTACCAATCAGACTGATCCTAGAGAAAGGAATGGGGAATCCAGTGCTGTAGATCGAACAACAACAATATCTAGTTCACAAACACTGAATAACACTCCACAAACTCCTGGTTCTGCAACAACCTCAGGATTAGTTGGCGACCGGAGAATCACTCTGGGTGCTGGAGCAGGTTGTGCTGGCCTAGCTGCACAACTAGAACAAGGATATCGTCAAGCAAGAGAAGCTGTTCGTTCTAATAATGGTATAAAGGTTCTTTTGCATCTCCTCCAACCTCGCATATATTCACCACCTGCTGCTCTAGATTGCCTTCGTGCTCTAGCATGTCGAGTCCTACTTGGATTAGCTAGAGATGATACAATTGCACACATATTGACGAAGCTTCAG GTTGGGAAAAAGCTTTCAGAGCTAATTCGCGATTCAGGCAGCCAGACAACTGGAACAGAGCAGGGCAGGTGGCAAGCTGAACTTTCCCAGGCTGCAATTGAGTTGATCGGG ATTGTGACTAATTCAGGGCGTGCAAGTACATTAGCTGCTACTGATGCAGCTACTCCTACCTTGAGGCGCATAGAAAGAGCAGCTATAGCTGCTGCTACTCCTATTACATACCATTcaag GGAACTTTTGCTCCTAATTCATGAACACCTGCAGGCATCTGGATTGTCACAAGCTGCTTCTACGTTGCTTAAAGAGGCTCAATTGACTCCCTTACCATCATTGGCTGCTCCATCTTCTCTTGCACAACAGCCAACAACACCAGAAGTTTCCTCAACATCAATTCAGTGGCCATCTGGCCGGGCCCCTTCTGGATTTCTCAGTAATAAATTAAAAGCTAATGGAAGGGATGAGGATGTCAGCTTGAAAATTGATTCTTTCTCTGCAAAGAAAAAATCATTGACCTTTTCATCATCTTTTGGTTCACATTCAAAACGTCACCTTGCTGATTCACAGCAGCCCCCATCCAGAAAATGGTTAAGTGCTGGGAAGGAATCTTCAGATACTAGTATTCTAGAGATGGCATCTGAATCCTCAGGGAAACATAACATTGATACTGGATCTCACTGTAAGACTCCAGTGAACATGCCAACAAAGCGCAAGCTTTCTGATTTAAAGGATATAGGAATGTTCTCATCATCTGCCAAGCGGTTAAATGTTGGGGACCAAGGACTTCGCTCTCCTATTTTTTCAAGTTCAATACGGAAAACTACTCAGCATGCTGATTTTGCCGGGCTTTCTACACCAATTTCTAACCTAAGAAGTACAGCTGACAATGGGGATGAGAACCAATACAGTATTTCAAATCCAAGTCAGATGATGCCATCCTCCCAAGTGTTAAATGATCTTCAGCCCAACAACCCAGAACGAGTTACCCTTGATTCTCTAGTGGTTCAATATTTAAAGCATCAGCATCGCCAATGCCCAGCTCCTATTACCACTCTTCCTCCACTCTCTCTTCTTCATCCTCATGTTTGTCCTGAGCCAAAGCGAAGCTTAGACGCGCCTTCTAATGTGACTGCTCGGCTTGGTACACGTGAATTTAAACTTGCATATGGAGGAGTGCATGGGAATCGCAAGGATAGGCAATTTGTTTACAGCAGGTTTAGGCCATGGCGCACTTGTAGGGATGATGCTGGTGCCTTGTTAACATGCATTACCTTCCTTGAGGACTCTTCTCATATTGCTGTTGGGAGCCACAATGGGGAGCTAAAATTGTTCGACTCTAACAACAACAACGTGGTGGAGAGCTACACCGGTCACCAGTCTCCTTTGACGCTTGTTCAGTCTTTTGTTTCTGGTGAGACGCAGCTGTTGCTTTCATCAAGCTCCCAAGATGTTAGGCTGTGGGATGCAGCATCAATTTTGACTGGTCCTACCCATTCATTTGATGGATGCAAGGCTGCCAGGTTTAGCAATTCTGGGAATGTCTTTGCAGCCTTGTCAACTGAATCTACGCGGCGGGAAATCCTCCTGTATGATATCCAAACTTGTCAGCTAGAATCGAAGTTGACAGATACATTTGCAACTTCTACTGGGCGTGGTCATGTGTATTCTTTAATCCACTTTAGCCCCTCTGACTCAATGCTGCTTTGGAATGGTGTCCTGTGGGACCGGCGGGTTTCTGGCCCTGTTCATCGTTTTGATCAGTTCACAGACTATGGAGGTGGAGGCTTTCATCCTGCTGGTAATGAG GTAATTATAAACTCAGAAGTCTGGGATCTGCGCAAGTTCAGGCTACTACGTAGTGTTCCTTCATTAGATCAAACATCAATAACATTCAATGCACGTGGTGATGTAATGTATGCAATCTTGAGGAGAAATCTTGAAGATGTGATGTCAGCAGTCCACACACGTCGTGTCAAGCATCCTCTTTTTGCTGCATTCCGAACAGTTGATGCAATTAATTATTCTGACATAGCTACTATACCTGTGGATCGCTGTGTCCTTGATTTTGCAACTGAGTCAACAGATTCATTTGTTGGGTTGATTACTATGGATGATCAAGATGAGATGTATGCATCGGCTAGAGTCTATGAAATTGGTCGCCGGAGACCAACTGATGATGATTCTGATCCCGATGATGCAGAAAGTGAGGAGGAAGATGAGGATGACgacgatgatgatggtgatgtaGATCCACTGTTAGGCCCTGGTTTCCGTGGTGAGAGCGATAGTGATCCTGATGACATGAgcaatgatgaagatgatgatagtATAAGTGAacttgatgatgatgaagatggtGACTTTATGTTGGATGATGTCGAGTTTGACGGAGGACCTGGGATATTGGAGATTTTGACGGAGGGGGAAGAGGAGGATGATGAAGACAGTGAAGTACTCGAATCCTTAAGTAGCGATGAAGAGGATTATGTGGGTAATGGCTTTGGTTATTAA